A part of Criblamydia sequanensis CRIB-18 genomic DNA contains:
- a CDS encoding AAA family ATPase, producing the protein MQTDETDLSSHFENARKEMAKVIVGQKHVIDNLFIALVSSGHVLLEGLPGLAKTLIATTLAKVVSLEYKRIQFTPDLLPADLIGQTIFNPKEGTFSIRKGPIFTNVLLADEINRAPAKVQSALLEIMQERQVTISNETFKAGSPYIVLATQNPIEQEGTYPLPEAQLDRFLLKVKIDYPSIKEEKSILEKNKLKEIPKVESILSKETILKAQDVVDNLYIDEKILDYILSIVFATREPKKYNLNLEHLILYGASPRASIALKNSAKANAFLANRNYVTPLDVKQVAYPVLRHRLRRTYEAEAEGVTPDHIIDEILKKLPVP; encoded by the coding sequence ATGCAGACTGATGAAACCGATCTTTCTTCCCATTTTGAAAATGCCAGAAAGGAAATGGCTAAAGTCATTGTCGGCCAAAAGCATGTGATTGACAATTTATTTATAGCACTTGTCTCTTCCGGGCATGTTTTACTAGAAGGGCTTCCCGGCCTTGCAAAAACATTGATTGCCACAACGCTTGCCAAAGTGGTTTCCTTGGAATACAAAAGAATTCAATTTACCCCGGATCTTTTGCCTGCTGATTTAATCGGCCAAACTATTTTTAACCCGAAAGAAGGCACCTTCAGCATAAGGAAAGGGCCGATATTCACAAATGTACTGCTTGCCGATGAAATTAATCGTGCCCCGGCCAAAGTTCAGTCGGCCCTCCTTGAAATTATGCAAGAGCGGCAAGTAACAATTAGCAATGAAACCTTTAAAGCGGGCTCTCCCTACATTGTCCTTGCTACGCAAAATCCAATTGAACAAGAGGGAACCTACCCGCTTCCTGAAGCTCAACTAGACCGATTTCTTTTGAAAGTTAAAATTGATTACCCTTCTATAAAAGAAGAAAAAAGTATTTTAGAAAAAAACAAGCTGAAAGAGATCCCGAAAGTTGAAAGTATCTTATCTAAAGAGACGATTTTAAAGGCTCAAGACGTTGTAGACAATCTTTATATCGATGAAAAAATCTTAGACTATATTTTAAGCATTGTTTTTGCGACAAGAGAGCCTAAAAAATACAACCTTAACTTGGAGCACCTTATTCTATATGGCGCATCTCCAAGAGCTAGCATCGCTTTAAAAAATAGCGCTAAAGCAAATGCTTTTTTGGCAAATAGAAATTATGTAACACCCCTTGATGTTAAGCAAGTGGCGTACCCTGTTCTTAGACATCGTTTGAGAAGAACTTATGAAGCTGAAGCCGAAGGGGTCACACCCGATCATATTATCGATGAAATATTAAAAAAATTGCCTGTGCCTTAA